In the genome of Bremerella sp. P1, the window GAACGTCTCATTGATCGTGGATCGATCGAAGCTCATAGAGCTTCCATCGTCGGGCAGCAAGGCGATCAGAATCGTTTCCGCGAAGTCCGGATTCCGACGCAGATTCTGGCAAATCTGCAATGCCTCGATACGACCGATCGAGAAATCCACGATAATGCAGTCCGGGTGAAAACCTTCGGCTTGAATTCCCGCCTCGAAACCACTCGCGGCCACGCAGACCTTGAATGCTTTCTCGAGCGGAAGCTCGCGACGCAAGTTTTCCACCAACACTTGGTCCTGAGCAACGATCAGCACCTTGGCCATGGCTTCGTCTTCCAAGTCGCCAAGGGGCATGCCGTGTTCTTTCAGGAACTTGATCAAATATTCCCGCGGGATACGACGGTCCTGGGAACCAGGAATGCGATACCCTTTGAGGCGGCCCGAATCAAACCACTTACTCACAGTGCGGGGGGCCACTTTGCAGATCTTTGCGACCTGTCCTGTTGTGAAGACCTTCATCACAGGCTCTCCATTACTCTTTCGTTGAGTTGACCTCCACTGTGTTTCCGGTTCTGGCGGAAACACGAAAATCGCCCCTCATCTTCCACTCAGACTCCTCTGGCGATCCCTCGCACTCGGCTATGGGTAGAGTCTTCGTTTTCAATGTCTGGGTCAGGGCGCTACAAACGCTGCTTCTCTCGTGGCTCGTACTCAGATCCTTCTGAACCGCGCCTTCAAGGCGGAAACCGGATCCACTACTCACGACTAGGATTGAAAGGACATTCCGAAGAATAAACCTGACTCACCATTTCGCAGCGGCTCGGCGATGCGGTGACCAATGGGAGAATCCCAAACAGAACAACTCACGCATTGACGAGGTCACGCCACTGCGAAAGCTTCAGCTTGTTAAAGATTCCCCCCTTGGTCGGCTGCTTCATCACACCGACTGCAACAAGTGCTGCAATCGGGAAGTGTGTAACAAGCCTTCCGAAGGTTAATTTCGATGTTTTGGGGGGTGATTCTTTAGCATCTTTCCGATCTGTTTGCTGCGATCTTTAAAATCGCCACCAGCGGCACCGACAGATTGTGCGTCCTGTTCCGGTTTTAACGGTGCGATGAGTCGCTAGCGGTTCTACCCGGTGGTATGGAATTATTCGCAAGTACTGATGAAAAGGCCATCGCCGATGATCGGATTTGTTCGGCGGATGTCCGCAGACCAGCAACCCGGGAAAGACTTTCTTCAAGACGAAGATTTTCTCGAAATCATCACAACCAACTTCGTACGTCCACTCCCACATCGAAGTTCATAGCTTCGTGCACAGAAGCCATGGCAATCGCTAGCAGCGGTGGTTATGTTGTGGCGATGGAAAATGAGAATACTGTTGAATTGCCTCGCCCCACATGGTTTCACGTGGTGCTCGCCCTGCTCGTGATGCTCATCGCCACGATTCGTCTCTCGGTGGCGTTGATCGAGATTGAGGACGATCCACTCTTCATTTCATACCCGGTGTTTTACGGCGGCTGCGCCCTCGTGCTGCTGGTCACGCAGTACGGCAGCACTTTTCGCAGGTGGAAGTCCGGCACGCTGATCGCGATCGGGCTATTATCCTTCTTGTTGGTTTGGTCGTTTATTGGGCTTGTGACCCTGACAATTCAATTCGCCGTGAACCGGACCGCCTCGGATCAATTGCTGACTTACATGGTATTTGTCGTCTTGGCTCCTTTGACTGCATGGGCAATCCAAGCAAATTGGAAGTGGTACCAAAACCTGGTAGCATTTTCCCGTCAGCACGAGTCCCATGAACCACCAAAGTCCTTTTCCCTTCTGGAACTCCTAGGGGTCACCTTTGTGCTGGCATGTACGATCGGACCGGTTAGCTACCGAGCAGGTACCAATCAATCTCTTTACGTGGAGGATGTTCCTCGCGCGGAAACGCCCTTCGCCGTCTCCGACAAGGCCGACCAGATCAAGTTCCGTCGCGATCGTGACGGAACGATCAGGGCCTACTGGATCGAAAGTCCCTCTATCCTGGAGAAGTGGCTACAGAAGCAAGAGGAACGCCCTGAGGTCGTCCACTTTTCGATCGATAAACAGGAAGAGGTTTGGGGCACGGAACCCATACCGCGAACGAAGTATGGAAGCGTCTACGATCACACCGGCTATTGGGCAATGAATATTGCAACCTGGCAAGTCGGCAAACGAACCTACGAAGTCAGGTGGCCGCCATTGTCCGATCCTCTGGACGTCGACGTGTATTACTACGAGACCGATCGCGACTAGCGTGCCGCGATAAGCTGCCGATCACGTATTCACCTTGGCAAGCGATGGTAATCCGCGGTAGTAGTGGCTATCTTGTGCCCATGGAATCTTCACCAGAAACACTGAAACCGCCCATTGCTATCGCCTGCACAGCGATCGGTATCATCACGGTTTGTCTGTTCGCTCTGGGAATCATCATCTCGTGGCTACCCGTCGGAGGCAATCTTCTCCGTTTGGCTTTCTGCGTGGTGACTTATCCCGCGTTAGTCGCATGGCAGCAGTATGTAAGCGTGTTTCGATTCAACAAGCGAGCAGCGTCCGTCACTGCGTTTCTAGGAGGCTTGGCTGGCGTCCCCACGACGCTGCTACTTTTCTTCACACTTGTTCACGAGGGCATAAAGGGCATAAAGGGCATCGACTGGGAAGGCTGCACGACCGCTTCCGTGATCTCGGTTACGGGATTGGCTTGCGTCGTCTGTAACGGGATCTGGCTTCAGCACGTGAAAGCCGCCGAAGAGCAGGGGACAGCTCCGAAGCCTCGCGAAAAGTTCTCCTTAGGGGAACTGATGTGGTTTGTCGTCGCGGTCAGTTTCGTGATGGCCGTGAGCTCTTATTGGCAGAGGACGTTTTCTGGTCCTCCACTTTAACGAGGCTGACATCACTCGACACTGGCTGATCATCGCACCAAAGGCTCGTCTCTATTACGATTCGCATACGCGGTAGGTGTCGCAACCGCTGGCGTAAGAATTGTTGCGATGCCATCGGCAGCCCTTTAGATTGTAGCTCTGCCGCTTCCTCTTTCTGGATAACCTGCATCGATGGATGCCCCACACACCGATCCTTCTCCAACACCAGAACCTGCTCCGCTTTGCCCGTCGGTGGGTCTGATCGTTGTCTCGGTGATCGTCCTGCTGATCGGTGCCGCTATCATCAGCGTCGCCATGGCAGGACTTGAACTTCTTTGGCCGAGTGCGCTCAGCTACACCATGCTACTGATGTTGGGAATCGGACTAGCGACCATGCTCGGGCAATACTTCGGTACGTTTCGCAATAGTCCCCACGGAGCACGTTTCGCCACGATCGGAAGTCTCGGAGGCCCGGCGGTTCTTTACGTTGCGTTGTTAATCCTCCGTGTCTACTCAGTCGATTGGACTCGCCCCGATGCCTCGGTAACTTCGCCCGAGGAACACCTGTTGATCTGGCCAAGCATTGCGATCGCCTCGCTCACGTGTGGTTGGTTCAACGGCCGGTGGGCATGGAAACTTGCGAAGCATGCCGGAAACGAACCTCCGCGATTGCTCACGATCTCGCTTCGAGAGATCATGGTCTTTTGTGCCGTTGTGGGGCTCCTGATGATCCCGGCCAGCTATCGTGCCAGCGTCAATCCGTCCCTTTATCGAGCAAACGTTTCCGTGCCGGATGCGCCGATTGCCGTTCCCCCAGGGGCTCAGGCCATTGAGTACGAACGCCAGCGAGACGGGCGGATACTGGTCAGCTACAAGATCGACGAAGCGGCCTTCCACCAATGGATTACCAGCGAGGACTCGGACGTTCATCACTATGGCGGCCTCTGGGAAGAAATTGCCAGTCCACTCAACGTACACCGGCCAGACCCCAGTCGCATTCCGTTGCCGATCTCAGAAGGCAATCATCAAGTTAACAAGGGACTTGCCGTGTATTGGAAGACCGAGACGCTGCATCACACCATCACCTATGATCGTGATACCGAGACGGCGTTCTACCAAGAACTGGCGATCTCGGAATAGCTTCATGCCTTGAGTCCCCATACAACATCACGTTAAAAGAAGTTTTCTTACGAATGCTTGCCATTGGCTGGATATCTGGGATCGCCTCCTACTTTGTCCGGCTGGGGTGGAATTACGTCTTGCTTTTTTGATTCATCGCTACCACGGTCCGCTTTCTTAAAGAAAGCAAACGTCATGAATACCCCGCAACCTTCGCCAGACCATGCCGAGCTTGCCGTGACCGGCATGGGGATCAGTTTGCTGGTCGCGATGATCTCGGGGCCGTTGGCCATCTTTGCTCCTTGGCGAACGGCGTTCCTAGCAAGCTGTATTGCGATGTTTGTATTTCTATGGGCCGTAACAATGTTGATCGCCCAGTATATGGCCAGCATCAGGCGGGATGTGTTCGCCTCGAAGATCATTTGCCTGCAATGGGGCAGCCTTGCGACCTGCGCGTCGATCGCTTTGATGTGGTATGCCGGCCGAACGATCTCACGGCATGGTCTGGACGTGTCCGAGTTAGGCTTCACGTCGATCGGGCTTGTCGCTCTGGTTATTGCCACCCTCATCTTCACGGTGGGCAACTGGCGATGGCGTCAGCGGCTTCTGGAAGCCAGTAAGCAAGGCATGACAACAACTCCCTGGAGCCAGCTAACCATCGTC includes:
- a CDS encoding helix-turn-helix domain-containing protein, giving the protein MKVFTTGQVAKICKVAPRTVSKWFDSGRLKGYRIPGSQDRRIPREYLIKFLKEHGMPLGDLEDEAMAKVLIVAQDQVLVENLRRELPLEKAFKVCVAASGFEAGIQAEGFHPDCIIVDFSIGRIEALQICQNLRRNPDFAETILIALLPDDGSSMSFDRSTINETFKKPFDAALLAERLRTLIGAKKELV